The following is a genomic window from Planctomycetia bacterium.
GCACTCTTCTGCGGACTGCTCTTCGCGGTGCATCCGCTCAACGTCGAAGTCGTCTCCTGGGTCAGCCAGCGCAAGGCGGTCCTCGCTACCCTCTTCGCTCTGCTAGCAGTGATGTCCTACGTACGATTCGCCCGCACGAATAGGCCCCACTGGTATATCGCCGTCGTTGCTACCTACCTCGCCGGCATTCTCGCCAAGCCCACAGGGCTTCTACTTCCACTTGTCTTCGTTCTCATGGACGTATGGCCGCTCGGCCGCGACGTTCGCCGACACGCCCGGGAGAAGGTCCCCTTGTTTGTCCTCGCCGCCATCGGTGGATGGATCGCCTATGTCTCGCAGACCCATGCAGTCGATCTGACCAGGCAGGAAGGTCATCGCCCCTTCGGCATCACCGCCCTCGTCGCCTGCCACAATCTTAGCTTTTATACCGCCAAGATGATCCTGCCGATCCGGCTTTGCCCCGAGTACCTGATGCCCGACGAATCCGTCGTGTCGCTCGGAAATGCGACGTTCCTGCTGAGTGTCATCGCTGTGGCGCTTTTCATCACGACCTGCGCCTGGGCCTACCGCCGCGGGATCGCCTTCGCCTGGACGCTGCCCATCGCCTTCCTGCTCATGATCGGTCCGACACTGACGCCGGTGCGATTCACGCACACCATTGCCGCCGACCGTTTCGCCTACACACCCCTGATCATCGCGATTGTGCTGCTCGCGGAATTTCTGGTTCGACGCATCACCCCTTCGGCCGCGAGCATCACCCGGCGCGGCGCGCCGGTCATCGGCGCTATCGTGATCACACTCTTCGCATTACTCACGGTGCGCCAGCAATCTGTGTGGCGCGACAGCTACGCCTATTACAACGCCGTCATCGCCCGATTCCCCGATGCGCCGGCCGGCCACTACGGCCTGGGGAATGCCGCCATCGGCGAATACCACCGCCTCGCTGCATCCGACCAGCCGGACGCTGAGGAACGCCGCGCTAAGAGCCTCCAGAACGCCCAGGCCGAATACCACCGGGCCATCAAGGCTGACCCGGAGTATTGCTACGCCTATTACCGGCTGGGGCACATCGAGATCATCCGCGGCAACCTAGCCGAAGGCATCACCATCATCGAGCGCGGCCTCTCGCAGCCCAATGCAGACCCCGAGGGATACCTGTTCCTCGGCCTCGCCCGCACTCACGCGGGACAATACGCGCAGGCGGTTGATCCCTACGAGCGATTCCTCGCCTATCAACCCGCAAATGTCGAAGCCAGGAAAAACCTCGCCAATGCACTCCTGCGAACCGGGCGAGCCGCGGAGTCGTTGCCGCATTTCGAGAAGCTCTATGAACTTGACCCCACCGATCTCGACGGCCGCCAGAACTGGGGCGTTGCCCTCATCATGGTCGGTCGCGCGGAGGAGGCGGTCGATCGACTCCAAGTTGTCGTCAGTCTCCGCGCCGAACTGACGTCACAAGAGAATGATCCGACGCGACTTGAGCGGGCCAAGGCAAAGCTCGCCGACGCCCGATTCACGCTCGCCGGGGCCTTGGCAATAGCCGGTGCCGACAATGAGGCACTGGCCGAACTGACGGCGGCGATTGAATTGAATCCGGCACTCCAATCCCAGGCGCTCAATCACCCGGCCTTCAAGCGCCTCCGTGATTCGGCCCAATGGCGGCGGTTGTTCCCGCAGGGCGCCATCCCCACGTCCAGTGACATCGACCCGGGCACTTAGGAACTTCGGGGCGATCCAATTCTTCTGCGGCTTGTCGCGAACCATGGATGATCCCCGGGCCGATCAAGAAAAGTCTGCAAATTTCGGAAGTCGCGCGCGGGTGGTCGGTGTATAATCGGCGTCACCGGATACGACCACGTCATCATCGTTGATATCGCCTGAGGCCCGCGCGACCGGAGAAAATACCAATGCCTCATACGCTTCGATCTCCGACACGGAATTCCACCATATTGGTCCTCACTGCCTTACTGCTGACCTGCGCCGGGTGCGACGAAATTTGCCAGCGATTGGGACTTCCCACCGAAATCTGTAATTCGTTCGGTCGATTCGGCGGCAGGCAGATTCAGGACTTGCAGGTGGCCGTTGAGGTGCGATTCATCACCGTGGAGGATGACTTCTTCGAGCGCATCGGTGTCGACTTTGACTTCAATCTCAATTCCGACGCCGAGCTCGTTCCCGCAACGAACGAAACACCCCAGTTACCCGGCAACCTGCCTGATGACTCTTTCCTCACCAATCCATCGCAAGTCGGCGGCCAGCAGGGCGCATTGATGCTCGTGCCGAAGCTGCTCGGCGGCGGCAGCGTCTTTCTCCCCGCCATTCTGCAAAACCAGAGCCCGCCACAAGCCGGCCACTTTCCGGGGCTGCCGATCATCAGAGATCTTCCCATTACCAATATCTTCAGCCGGCCCGATCTGAACAACCTGCCCGGCGGCGCGATGCTGGGCTCCATGTCAAACGTCGATGCCACTTCCATCGGCTTCGCGATCCTCAGCGACATCGAAGCGTTCTTCTTCCTCCAGGCCGCCCAGGCAGACACCCGAAATAACCTCTTGGTAGCGCCGCGGCTGACCCTCTTTAATGGTCAGCCGGCACATATCATCTCGCGAAATGAGCGCACCCTCATCGCCGACGTGCAGCCGGAATTCGCGGCGGAGTTCTTGAATGTCAATCCACAGACAACGGGCGTGACTTCTGGCCCGATGTTCAAGCTGACTCCCGTCATTTCCGCCGACCGCCGATTCGTCCAGTTGGCGATCCGCCCGATCATCGCAGCCGTCGGCGATGCTGATTCAATTCAGGTCGGCGGCACAGATCGCCTGATCCAGTTCCCGGTCATTCAACTCACCACCGTTCAGACCACCGTCACCGTGCCCGACGGCGGAACGGTCCTCTTGGGCGGCATTAAGACGACCCCGGGAGGCACGTTGCAGCCCGGCGTGTCGATTCTCAACAAGCTCCCCTACATCAACCGGCTCTTTAAGAATGAGGCGACCCTAAGAGACACACAGTCGCTCATGATCATGGTGACGCCGCGCATCATCATTCAAGGGGAAGAAGAGCAGTAAGTCGGCGGCGAGGCCCACTGGCTGTTTCTCGTTGCCGGTTGC
Proteins encoded in this region:
- a CDS encoding tetratricopeptide repeat protein, whose amino-acid sequence is MSEIIDSLSRPPMHREPGRPEGALNQLHPGLLAVMVLLVAMAVYLPTFSAEFLILDDTQYVTANPYVLFPSWKNLVACFGEVLRPTTVLGYYQPLTMASLMLDRVVEGALSGGYTRHAEPFIFHFANILLHGCNAALVFLLVLGLTRRSGTALFCGLLFAVHPLNVEVVSWVSQRKAVLATLFALLAVMSYVRFARTNRPHWYIAVVATYLAGILAKPTGLLLPLVFVLMDVWPLGRDVRRHAREKVPLFVLAAIGGWIAYVSQTHAVDLTRQEGHRPFGITALVACHNLSFYTAKMILPIRLCPEYLMPDESVVSLGNATFLLSVIAVALFITTCAWAYRRGIAFAWTLPIAFLLMIGPTLTPVRFTHTIAADRFAYTPLIIAIVLLAEFLVRRITPSAASITRRGAPVIGAIVITLFALLTVRQQSVWRDSYAYYNAVIARFPDAPAGHYGLGNAAIGEYHRLAASDQPDAEERRAKSLQNAQAEYHRAIKADPEYCYAYYRLGHIEIIRGNLAEGITIIERGLSQPNADPEGYLFLGLARTHAGQYAQAVDPYERFLAYQPANVEARKNLANALLRTGRAAESLPHFEKLYELDPTDLDGRQNWGVALIMVGRAEEAVDRLQVVVSLRAELTSQENDPTRLERAKAKLADARFTLAGALAIAGADNEALAELTAAIELNPALQSQALNHPAFKRLRDSAQWRRLFPQGAIPTSSDIDPGT